From a region of the Tursiops truncatus isolate mTurTru1 chromosome 2, mTurTru1.mat.Y, whole genome shotgun sequence genome:
- the ZFYVE21 gene encoding zinc finger FYVE domain-containing protein 21 isoform X3, whose amino-acid sequence MQNRGGESTSVSNKNKCPRCMQCDTKFDFLTRKHHCRRCGKCFCDKCCSQKVALRRMCFVDPVRQCAECALVSHREAEFYDKQLKLLLSGATFLVTFGNSEKPDMMVCRLSSNQRYLLLDGDSRHEVEVTRIAAVQMLTEGFPPGEKDMHTYTSLPGSQPVSEGGNARATGMTLQYRAPGAEGVTQLKLTAGEDANGSRRQATAWLVAMHKAAKLLYESRDQ is encoded by the exons TGCCCGAGGTGCATGCAGTGCGACACCAAGTTTGACTTTCTCACCAGGAAG CACCACTGTCGCCGGTGTGGGAAGTGCTTCTGCGACAAGTGCTGCAGCCAGAAGGTGGCGCTGCGGCGCATGTGCTTCGTGGACCCCGTGCGGCAGTGCGCTGAGTGCGCCCTGGTGTCCCACCGGGAGGCCGAGTTCTACGACAAGCAGCTCAAGCTGCTCCTGAGTG GAGCCACCTTCCTGGTAACTTTTGGAAACTCGGAGAAGCCGGACATGATGGTCTGTCGTCTTTCCAGCAACCAGAG GTACCTGCTTCTGGACGGGGACAGTCGCCACGAGGTCGAGGTCACGCGCATTGCCGCCGTGCAGATGCTCACGGAAGGCTTCCCTCCTGGAG AAAAAGACATGCACACTTATACCAGCCTCCCGGGGAGCCAGCCCGTCTCTGAAG GAGGCAACGCGCGGGCCACAGGCATGACCCTGCAGTACAGGGCGCCAGGGGCAGAGGGCGTGACGCAGCTGAAGCTGACGGCCGGGGAGGACGCAAACGGCAGCAGAAGGCAGGCGACAGCATGGCTGGTGGCCATGCACAAG GCTGCCAAGCTTCTCTACGAATCTCGGGACCAGTAA
- the ZFYVE21 gene encoding zinc finger FYVE domain-containing protein 21 isoform X5, with translation MQCDTKFDFLTRKHHCRRCGKCFCDKCCSQKVALRRMCFVDPVRQCAECALVSHREAEFYDKQLKLLLSGATFLVTFGNSEKPDMMVCRLSSNQRYLLLDGDSRHEVEVTRIAAVQMLTEGFPPGEKDMHTYTSLPGSQPVSEGGNARATGMTLQYRAPGAEGVTQLKLTAGEDANGSRRQATAWLVAMHKAAKLLYESRDQ, from the exons ATGCAGTGCGACACCAAGTTTGACTTTCTCACCAGGAAG CACCACTGTCGCCGGTGTGGGAAGTGCTTCTGCGACAAGTGCTGCAGCCAGAAGGTGGCGCTGCGGCGCATGTGCTTCGTGGACCCCGTGCGGCAGTGCGCTGAGTGCGCCCTGGTGTCCCACCGGGAGGCCGAGTTCTACGACAAGCAGCTCAAGCTGCTCCTGAGTG GAGCCACCTTCCTGGTAACTTTTGGAAACTCGGAGAAGCCGGACATGATGGTCTGTCGTCTTTCCAGCAACCAGAG GTACCTGCTTCTGGACGGGGACAGTCGCCACGAGGTCGAGGTCACGCGCATTGCCGCCGTGCAGATGCTCACGGAAGGCTTCCCTCCTGGAG AAAAAGACATGCACACTTATACCAGCCTCCCGGGGAGCCAGCCCGTCTCTGAAG GAGGCAACGCGCGGGCCACAGGCATGACCCTGCAGTACAGGGCGCCAGGGGCAGAGGGCGTGACGCAGCTGAAGCTGACGGCCGGGGAGGACGCAAACGGCAGCAGAAGGCAGGCGACAGCATGGCTGGTGGCCATGCACAAG GCTGCCAAGCTTCTCTACGAATCTCGGGACCAGTAA
- the ZFYVE21 gene encoding zinc finger FYVE domain-containing protein 21 isoform X4 yields the protein MVQCPRCMQCDTKFDFLTRKHHCRRCGKCFCDKCCSQKVALRRMCFVDPVRQCAECALVSHREAEFYDKQLKLLLSGATFLVTFGNSEKPDMMVCRLSSNQRYLLLDGDSRHEVEVTRIAAVQMLTEGFPPGEKDMHTYTSLPGSQPVSEGGNARATGMTLQYRAPGAEGVTQLKLTAGEDANGSRRQATAWLVAMHKAAKLLYESRDQ from the exons ATGGTGCAG TGCCCGAGGTGCATGCAGTGCGACACCAAGTTTGACTTTCTCACCAGGAAG CACCACTGTCGCCGGTGTGGGAAGTGCTTCTGCGACAAGTGCTGCAGCCAGAAGGTGGCGCTGCGGCGCATGTGCTTCGTGGACCCCGTGCGGCAGTGCGCTGAGTGCGCCCTGGTGTCCCACCGGGAGGCCGAGTTCTACGACAAGCAGCTCAAGCTGCTCCTGAGTG GAGCCACCTTCCTGGTAACTTTTGGAAACTCGGAGAAGCCGGACATGATGGTCTGTCGTCTTTCCAGCAACCAGAG GTACCTGCTTCTGGACGGGGACAGTCGCCACGAGGTCGAGGTCACGCGCATTGCCGCCGTGCAGATGCTCACGGAAGGCTTCCCTCCTGGAG AAAAAGACATGCACACTTATACCAGCCTCCCGGGGAGCCAGCCCGTCTCTGAAG GAGGCAACGCGCGGGCCACAGGCATGACCCTGCAGTACAGGGCGCCAGGGGCAGAGGGCGTGACGCAGCTGAAGCTGACGGCCGGGGAGGACGCAAACGGCAGCAGAAGGCAGGCGACAGCATGGCTGGTGGCCATGCACAAG GCTGCCAAGCTTCTCTACGAATCTCGGGACCAGTAA